A part of Kwoniella dejecticola CBS 10117 chromosome 5, complete sequence genomic DNA contains:
- a CDS encoding diphthamide biosynthesis protein 3 encodes MPNYYDELEIEDFAWDPIAKLFHYPCPCGDRFEISKAQLRDGEEIAICPSCSLIVRVIYDYLDWEDYVTSDEEEDGESVDTPPTEISPEHEEPAAVVAKDDPQENFNDSPKDDSANSKKPENPDPDITEAVDRLDLMDKDDPDRGAAGGSADLGS; translated from the exons ATGCCAAATTATTATGACGAGTTGGAGATTGAAGATTTCGCATGGGATCCGATAGCCAAGTTGTTTCATTACCCTTGTCCCTGTGGCGATAGATTCGAGATATCCAAGGCGCAGCTTAGGGACGGAGAGGAGATTGCAATTTGCCCAAGCTGCAGCTTGATAGTGAGGGTGATATATGACTAC CTCGACTGGGAGGATTATGTCACatccgacgaagaggaggacggtGAATCCGTCGATACACCCCCAACCGAAATCTCTCCTGAACACGAGGAGCCGGCCGCCGTCGTAGCTAAGGATGATCCTCAAGAAAACTTCAATGACAGTCCCAAGGACGACAGCGCAAACAGCAAGAAACCCGAGAATCCGGATCCAGATATTACAGAAGCGGTGGACAGGCTGGATCTAATGGATAAGGATGACCCGGATCGAGGCGCCGCGGGCGGCAGTGCAGACTTAGGATCGTAG
- a CDS encoding 1,4-alpha-glucan-branching enzyme has protein sequence MSTASQMPTDGTGVLLSDPWLEPFSPALRKRYAAYKKQLDQIETHEGGLAHFSEGYKSMGLQVDENGGILEPAQGAGPSVQERTLHEIERWVEDIRSSCRHFQIKKLGYNCIQMMAVMEHAYYASFGYQVTNFFAASSRYGTPEELKSLIDKAHEMGLTVLLDVVHSHACKNVEDGINEFDGTDHLYFHGGAKGKHELWDSRLFNYGNHEVLRFLLSNLRYWMDVYMFDGFRFDGVTSMMYTHHGIGTGFSGEFDIHANQMLHELYPNVITIAEDVSGMPTLGRPVYEGGVGFDYRLSMAVPDMWIKMLKESTDDQWDMGNVVHTLTNRRHLEKSVSYAESHDQALVGDKTLAFWLMDKEMYDYMSDLFIVHTLGGEAYLNFEGNEFGHPEWMDFPREGNGNSFAHARRQFNLVDDDLLRYKYLNEFDIAMNWLEEKYKWLSAPQAYVSLKNEADKVIVFERAGLLFIFNFSHQSFADYRVGVETPGEYKVVLTSDEKKFGGHERIDLNGRYFTTPMEWNGRKNWLQVYAPSRTVLVLGL, from the exons ATGTCAACAGCTTCACAGATGCCAACAGACG GTACTGGCGTCCTCCTCTCCGACCCTTG GCTTGAGCCATTCTCACCTGCTCTCCGCAAACGTTATGCTGCATACAAGAAGCAGCTTGATCAAATCGAAACGCATGAAGGTGGTCTCGCCCACTTCTCGGAAGGGTATAAATCGATGGGATTACAGGTAGATGAGAATGGGGGT ATTCTGGAACCCGCCCAAGGAGCAGGTCCATCGGTTCAAGAACGGACACTCCACGAGATCGAGCGATGGGTTGAAGATATACGAAGCTCATG TCGGCATTTCCA AATCAAAAAGCTCGGGTATAATTGCATACAGAT GATGGCGGTAATGGAGCATGCCTATTACGCGT CTTTCGGTTATCAAGTTACAAACTTCTTTGCTGCCTCTTCCCGTTATG GAACACCCGAGGAGCTCAAATCGCTGATCGATAAGGCTCATGAGATGGGCCTCACCGTTCTACTGGATGTGGTGCACTCTCACGCATGTAAGAACGTGGAGGACGG TATCAATGAATTCGATGGCACAGATCATCTATACTTCCATGGTGGGGCAAAAGGCAAACACGAGCTGTGGGACTCTCGGTTGTTCAATTACGGTAACCATGAGGTCCTCCGTTTCCTCTTGTCGAACCTTCGATACTGGATGGATGTCTACATGTTCGACGGTTTCCGTTTCGACGGTGTGACCAGTATGATGTACACCCACCATGGAATAGGTACTGGCTtctcaggtgagttcgacATACAC GCCAACCAAATGCTACACGAGCTCTACCCCAACGTAATCACTATCGCGGAAGACGTTTCCGGGATGCCCACTTTGGGCCGTCCAGTGTATGAAGGGGGAGTGGGCTTTGACTACCGTCTCTCGATGGCTGTGCCCGACATGTGGATCAAAATGCTCAAGGAGTCGACCGACGACCAGTGGGACATGGGCAATGTGGTACACACTTTGACCAATCGTCGACATTTGGAGAAGAGCGTTTCGTACGCTGAAAGTCATGATCAAGCTCTGGTTGGTGATAAGACTTTAGCATTTTGGCTGATGGACAAGGAGATGT ATGATTACATGTCGGATCT GTTCATCGTCCATACTCTTGGTGGGGAGGCATACCTCAACTTTGAAGGCAATGAGTTTGGTCATCCAGA ATGGATGGACTTCCCCCGAGAAGGCAATGGCAATTCCTTTGCACACGCTCGTCGTCAATTCAACCTCGTGGATGATGACCTTCTCCGTTACAAGTATTTGAACGAATTTGATATCGCCATGAACTGGCTGGAAGAAAAATACAAGTGGCTGAGTGCCCCGCAA GCTTATGTCTCTCTCAAGAACGAAGCTGACAAAGTGATCGTCTTCGAACGAGCGGGTctgcttttcatcttcaact TCTCCCATCAATCTTTCGCCGATTACCGGGTTGGCGTTGAAACCCCTGGTGAATACAAAGTCGTTTTGACGAGCGACGAAAAGAAGTTTGGAGGGCACGAGAGAATCGATCTCAATGGTCGATACTTCACCACCCCTATGGAATGGAACGGACGCAAGAACTGGTTACAGGTGTATGCGCCCTCAAGAACAGTGCTAGTATTGGGCTTATAG